The Gemmatimonadota bacterium nucleotide sequence GGATGCCATCGCTTCCGATGCCCTTCTCACGATCACATATCCGGGCGATGCGACCGGGCGTCAACTGGAAGTTCAGCTCCCGGGGATCCAATACGATGTATTCATTGCCGAGTCCATGACCCTTGAAGTAGCTGTTCGCCATTGAAGTAGCTGTTCGCCATGCTCCGACCGAATCAGAAACTGTACATCATGTTCAGACTGACGCCGACCATCGAAAGCTCGTCGGTCGAAATGCCATACATGACGTCGAATCCCCGGCCCACGGACGAGGCGTGGCTCCGGAGCTGCGTCCACATTTCTTCGTCGTCGAATTCGCTGAACTTTGACCAGCGAACCTTTGCCCCGATCCCCAGGTTACCGCTGAGGGCGTAATCCACGCCCACGACCGCCTGGTAGGCGGCCAGGAGATCGTTCATCTTGTGCCGGCCGATGGTCGTGGTCCCGGCGAGCCGCGCTTTACGTTCCGGATGGAGGAAGGTCGAGATCGCGGCCGGGTCGTCATTGCGCTTGAATCGTCCGTAGTAGTCGAGCGAAGTGCTGGAAAGCCCCACGCCGACCCCGATGTAGGGTGTGTAAGGCGAATTGCTCTTGAACTCGTAATACACATTGGCAAAGATGCTGTGCGAAAGCAGATCTTCCAATCCGCCGTCGATGATTTCGAGTTCCTGTTGCTGCTTCTCCTGGGTCACGGCATCCAGGATCTGACCGTCGCCCTCGCCGCGTGTATAGGTCGTGGTCCGGTAGAGGTATTCACCCTCGAACCGCAGGCTATTCCAGACATAGCCCAGGGCCAGCACGCTCTGCACGCCATCGCCCGCTCCGACTTCGTGCGTCCACTCCGCGGGTGGCGGCGCGCTCGCGCATTCATCCGGGCGCGTCTCGGCGAGCCCCGGATTGGACAGCTTGTCGCAACGGGTCCCCCAGTCATTGTCCCTGGCATGGACGGTCAGGCCTGGGGCCACCGCGAAACCCAGGTTGGTCCGCAGGTACCAGCCGTCCTGCGACAAGGCCTGCGCCGATGCCGAAGTGGAGGTCTGCGCGGATACCGGCGTGGTTACCTGAGCGGATGCGCGTCCGGTGATAGCCGCTACGACCAGGCACAGGGTCAGAAC carries:
- a CDS encoding outer membrane beta-barrel protein, with translation MRRPRRNGGTTAYFATGLEHAASTRAHYFCRRAPPQPESMSSSGDPLPESKGDRIMIHRIGVLTLCLVVAAITGRASAQVTTPVSAQTSTSASAQALSQDGWYLRTNLGFAVAPGLTVHARDNDWGTRCDKLSNPGLAETRPDECASAPPPAEWTHEVGAGDGVQSVLALGYVWNSLRFEGEYLYRTTTYTRGEGDGQILDAVTQEKQQQELEIIDGGLEDLLSHSIFANVYYEFKSNSPYTPYIGVGVGLSSTSLDYYGRFKRNDDPAAISTFLHPERKARLAGTTTIGRHKMNDLLAAYQAVVGVDYALSGNLGIGAKVRWSKFSEFDDEEMWTQLRSHASSVGRGFDVMYGISTDELSMVGVSLNMMYSF